CCTCAGTGTTGGGAGTGAACATGTAAGGAGCAAAACATAACACAAGATGCAGTTACAATGCAGCtaacgctccaccggaaacaaatgaGGAATTTGAACAGCTGTCCGTGCatattatatagcctattacTGAACTAAACAAGAAGTATAAATCTGCCATGTGGCAGATGTCCCCAATTGTACAAAACCAGACACGACCATGAATGGGAATAATAAGGACAGAGAgcccacatttatttataactAGACCAGGCCAGTGCACCTGTTTTGACTAGAGCCACAAACCCCTAATTGAGCTTGTGGCACCTGTTAACTAAATATGTATGTAGCTGTTTGTGTAGGACACCCAGGGAAAAATCCACTAacacatatgtgtgcatgtgtgttttcaatTAGTCTGCGTGGTCACACCTGGGTCATGTACAAGTGAAGATACATctgcacaagacacacacaagaaacgCATCAGAATACAGTCAGAATACCTCAGAATGAATTCTACAATAGCAATGGAAGATAAGGAAGTAGATGTTATAGGAGAAATACATAGTCCCTTCAACCTTAAAATTAAAATGTCCCTTCAGAGTGAACAATGTACCTTCAACATTAAAATGTGTGCTTAACATCTCTCTGAATTTGTATTTGTTGCTAAAATGTGAATTTTAGTACagaatacactattaaatcaccTTTTGAGTTGCCTGTCTTTATTTAGAACATAAAAATAACCTTCAAGACAATATTTCCAATGTTTTAAAGTTAATTAACTCGGATTGACTTTTCTACCAAAGACTTGCAAAATTTTCAGTCTTAAATGTTTAGTCTGTAGGCCATAAATAATTGGATTTAAATGGGCAGGTATAACATGAAAAAGAATAGCAATAAGTTTTCTTATAAATTGGTTTTCTGGGAACCGATGCATGATGATAATAATGTATCCCATCAGCAGCATGATTAAATACAAAACTAAATGACTTGCACACGTTTGAATGGCTTTGCTGTTGAGCTCTGCATTTTTCTTTGTCCAGCATATGACAGCAATTCTAATATATGTGACGGCAACGGTACCCATTGATGAGGAAAACAGCAGTACAGTGTAAAACAGCCCATATATGTTATTAATAGAAACATCCTCACATGATAATTTGAACAAGGATGCATTGTCACAAAAGGCGTGCTTAATGAGCGATCTACAACGAGACAGTCTAATTGTGAGGCTAAGTAATATACCCACTAATACAGCTGAAAAaccccaagcacacacagacaaagtcaCAACTGCCTTTGTTGTCATTATTGAGCTGTATCGCAATGGATTACATATAGCCACATACCTATCAATGGCCATTACGATTAGTATGGTGTGTGAAGCAGAGCCGTAAGTGTGACTGAAAAATGCCTGTGTAACACATGCACTATATGAAATGAACCTCTCTTTAGAGACCATGTCTAACAGTACACGTGGCATTAAGATTGTGTTACCTAGAATATCATTGACAGACAAGTTGCAGAAAAGTAGATACATAGGTTGGTGTAAGCTTCTTTCTGCAACTATGATAACAAGAACACCAATATTGGTTATTAGCAGTGCAATGTAGACAAAGAGTAATGTGAAAAACACCGGATATGTGGATGATTCAGAAATTTCTAATCCTTCCATTGTAAGAGTGTTACTAGGCATATAATAGGAAATATTTTCCATCGTTGCACGTCACCTGTGGGAATAAAGTCATATCaagacagcattttttcatGAAGGTTGTAAAAATAtgtatgtgttattgtgtcTTCTGTATTACCTGGCTTGATATGATATAGGATCAGATATACAGTAGTACATTTATGCTTTGTAAAATTGGATACTCATCCCAACTGTTCTGAGATACATACCCTGTAGATGttgcatatatactgtaggggAGCATGAGAAATTTGGTCACATGACTAGATCATAATCTTGATTTGTCGAAAATGAGCCAATGCCAGTGATCCAAGTGAGCCCAGCCAGTGATCAACACTTAAAGTATAACTCTCACCAAAATACATTTGTGAATGTATCCAAGTCAAACTTTTACAGGACTGAAGACAGCTCAGCAACCAGCCACTGCCAGAAAGGCAAGCCCCTCCAGTTGGATGACGTATTATAATGTTTTTTGGGCACTTATCGGGCATCTATTTTGTCAGAAATGAGTGTGCGCAAGGCTTCATTAAAACCTTCTTTAGTGGTGAGATTACAACACATGATTGGTACGATGTATTCACATGTCATCTTTTTTTGCGGCAGAAACCTAAGTTTCCCCACATCAAAAAGAGgtagccgtggcctactgattGTGGCTTCGAGGtggtaaccgaagggttgctggtacgatccccgaccagtccgcGGCCTAAGCAAGGTACCCtacctctcactgctcccctgAGTGCctctgttgagcaggcagctcactgctccctgttaatgtgtgctt
The Sardina pilchardus chromosome 13, fSarPil1.1, whole genome shotgun sequence genome window above contains:
- the LOC134099602 gene encoding olfactory receptor 52E4-like, which encodes MENISYYMPSNTLTMEGLEISESSTYPVFFTLLFVYIALLITNIGVLVIIVAERSLHQPMYLLFCNLSVNDILGNTILMPRVLLDMVSKERFISYSACVTQAFFSHTYGSASHTILIVMAIDRYVAICNPLRYSSIMTTKAVVTLSVCAWGFSAVLVGILLSLTIRLSRCRSLIKHAFCDNASLFKLSCEDVSINNIYGLFYTVLLFSSSMGTVAVTYIRIAVICWTKKNAELNSKAIQTCASHLVLYLIMLLMGYIIIIMHRFPENQFIRKLIAILFHVIPAHLNPIIYGLQTKHLRLKILQVFGRKVNPS